TTCATCGAAAACAAAAATTCTCCTCTCAACTGGTCACACTATCAAATTCTAATTCGCATGGAAAAGTCTGAACGTCAATTTTACGAAATAGAATCCATCCAAAATAATTGGAGTGTTCGAGAATTAAAACGTCAATTCAACAGTGCTTTATTTCAAAGACTATCTCTAAGTAAAAATAAAAAAGAAGTAAAACGATTAAGTAAAAAGGGTCAAATCATTGAAAAGCCAACAGACCTAATAAAAGATACTTACATCTTAGAATTCTTAAGCTTACCCGAATTACCCGCTTACACAGAATCAAAATTAGAATCTGCATTAATTAATAAATTGGAATTATTTCTTTTAGAATTAGGAAAGGGGTTTACATTTGTTAGCCGCCAAAAAAGAATCTCGTTTGAAGAAAAACATTTCTTCATTGATTTAGTTTTCTACAATCGCATCTTACGCTCGTTTGTCTTAATCGATTTAAAAATGGGTGAGCTTAAACACCAAGACCTAGGTCAAATGCAAATGTATGTAAATTTCTACGATGCCAATATAAAATCTCCAGACGAAAATAAAACAATCGGAATCATTGTCTGTAGAGATAAAAATGATACTCTCATCAAAATTACTTTGCCCAAAGACAATCATCAAATTTTTGCAAGTCGATACAAAACAATTTTACCGAATAAAAATGATCTTAAAAGAATTCTAAATAGTTAAATCTATGTCTCGTATAGCCCTTAAGCAAAAAGTGATTGTGTTTTGCAAAACTTGTAAGCCTTGCCTTAAGAGGGCTACCGCAAATCTACGTAGGTTACATAACTCGGAGTCAGTCAATTTTTTGCTTGATATTTTAGTCTGAATCGATTAGGATACCGTTTTCAAACTGAGGGGAAAGATTTGTTTAATAAACTACAGGAGACACCAACCATTAGCCCTGAGAAAGTTAAGCCAGTTGTAGACAAACCCAAGGGTTTCACTATACAATTAAAGCTGATGGGGATAATTTCTCTTTTATTCATTCTGACTGTCACTGTCATTATCATGCTCGCCACTCAATTCTTTCGCTCCGAGACAGAAGCTCGCGTGGACGACATGAACCTCCAAAATGTGCGTGTCACCGGCTCCAAAGTAAAAACAGACATTGCCGCTATCTTAGACAAAGCGACTCAGATGGTCGTCATCCTTCAGTCCGAATCCAATCCCGAAAAATTCATCAATCTTTTTTTTAAGAATGACCCCGACTTCTTACTCTTAGGTCTATATCGCCGAGAGGAAGAGCGGCTAAATCCAATTAAACTCATTTTGAACAAAGAGTATTTGAATGAATATCAGCTCAAGAATGAAGACCTGGAATCCATCATCACTCTAAATAAATCCGTCTTCGAAAGATCTTTCGAGGGAGAGCCTATTCTCTATAATGCAAGCCCCGGCGCCAAAGAGCCAGTATTCGCACTCAGCTTTCCTCAAACCGACGGTGACAAACAAGATATAATCATCGCTGTCATTAAGTTGGATAAAATTCAATCTGCTTTTAAAAAATCAGGAATCACAGAAATATTTTTAGTCAACGGTGACGGTCTAGTGATTGCTCATGACGACGCAAAAGTTCTATTTACCTCCGCAAATTTTAGTGAACTCCCCATTGTAGATCAAATGCTAAAAAGCAATATCGCAAATGGAAAGAAGACCTATAAAGGAGCGGATAACAAGGATTATATCGGTGCCTATCAAAAAATCGGCTTTGCCAATAGTGGAGTCATTTCTGTTGTCGAAGAAGAGCGCGCCATGGAATCAGTTTACAAAATTCAAAGCATGAATATCAAGATTATGATTATCGGGGTAAGCCTTGCACTCATCGTTGTATTCATTATGGCAAAGACAATTTCTAATCCTATTTTACTTTTATTATCCGCTACCGTTGAAATCGCAAAGGGAAATTTTAAAGTCAAGATAAAGCCTAGCACAAAAGATGAAGTAGGACTTCTAACTGAATATTTCGTTACCATGGGCGAGGGTCTAGAAGAGCGAGAGAAAGTAAAAAGCATTCTAGGAAATATGATTGATCCAGTCGTGGTCGGGGAAGCCATGAAAGACATGAACGCACTGAAACGCGGATCAGAGAAGCAGATAACAGCTTTTTTCTCCGACGTAGCAGGCTTCTCTACAATCAGTGAGGAGCTAACCTCTGTTGACCTCGCCGCCTTACTCAACGAATATCTATCTGCCATGACCTTAATCTTAAAAAAATACAATGGAGTATTAGATAAATACATTGGGGATGCGATAGTCGGAATATTTAACGCTCCCGTTGACGTTCCCAATCACCCTCTTTCAGCGGCTATGGCTTCGATTGAAATGATTACAAAGCTACATGATCTTCGAGAATATTGGACAAAGAACAATCTCTACACAAAAGAAGCTCGCGAAATGGATGTTCGAATTGGACTCAATGTGGGTTTGGCTAAAGTTGGGTTTATGGGAACGGATGCTCTTGCCTCGTATACCATGATGGGGGATACTGT
The Leptospiraceae bacterium genome window above contains:
- a CDS encoding DUF1016 family protein, which codes for MKKLTTNDNLFYNRVANLLRNAKQLVVHNVNSVMVNTYYLVGKMIVEKEQQGKMRAEYGKELIQKLSKRLKREFGKGFSVDNLENMRKFYIVYSKSETVSRKFIENKNSPLNWSHYQILIRMEKSERQFYEIESIQNNWSVRELKRQFNSALFQRLSLSKNKKEVKRLSKKGQIIEKPTDLIKDTYILEFLSLPELPAYTESKLESALINKLELFLLELGKGFTFVSRQKRISFEEKHFFIDLVFYNRILRSFVLIDLKMGELKHQDLGQMQMYVNFYDANIKSPDENKTIGIIVCRDKNDTLIKITLPKDNHQIFASRYKTILPNKNDLKRILNS